The nucleotide sequence AAGGAAAGCTTGATCAGCTGCTTGCCTCTTTTATGGATGCGAAAAAGTTATTTATGAAAAAGAATTTTATTCCCGATGCAAACGGAACATTACGTTTTACATACGGAAAAATTGAAGGCTATTCTCCAAAAGATGCTGTCTGGTACAGGCCTTTTACAACTTTGAAAGGCATAACAGAAAAAAGCACAGGAGAGTTTCCGTTCGACACGCCAAAGCATCTTCTGGATTTGATCAACATGAAACAACCGCAGACATTTGTTAACCCTCAGCTAAAAACAGTGCCGGTTGACATGCTTTACAGTACTGACACTACAGGCGGGAACTCAGGCAGCCCGATATTTAATGCCAAGGGAGAACTTATAGGGATTAATTTTGACCGCGCTTTTGAAGCAACAATAAATGATTTTGCATGGAGTAAAGAGTACAGCAGGTCAATCGGAGTTGATATCAGATATGTACTCTGGATATTAAAAGAATTTTCCGGTGCTGAATCAATACTTAAAGAACTGAATATACAAATATAACAATTATATTTTATCACTGCTGTCCGGTTAAAATAATTAACCTGAATAATTTATGAATAATGCAAGCTAATAATCTAACTCATTCCATATTAGAGCGCTACCGCCTAAGATAGCCGCATCACCCTTTGGTAAGCCGGACCTTAAAATCTTAACTTTATTTTTATATAGATTTAGTAAATTATCTTCAAGGTGATATTTGAGTGGCTTTAGAAAAAGATCGCCGGCCGTTTCCAATCCGCCAAAAAGTATAATTGCTTCCGGGCTTAAATGAGCGACAGTGTTTGCAAGAGCCTTGCCGAGTATTTCAGCCGTAAATTCAAAAGCTGCAAGAGCAATTGAATCGTTTGCTACTGCTGCGTCATATACCATCTCTGCAGATAATTCCTTATAAGAAATATTCCTAAGGCTGCTTTCCACATTCAAGCTTGAAATAAATTCAAAAACCGTCCTCTTAAGTCCGGTTGCCGATGCATAAGTTTCCAGACATCCTTTTCTGCCGCAGCCACATTGACGACCGTTTTCTTTTACTATTATATGACCAATTTCCCCGGCAAATCCGTCATACCCATAAACTACCTCGCCATTGACCACAATCCCACTGCCTAAACCGGTACCTAAGGTTATCAGTACAAAATTTTTCATTCCCCTGGCAACGCCAAATTCCATTTCACCCAACGCCGCTGCATTAGCATCATTCGTCAAGAG is from bacterium and encodes:
- a CDS encoding S46 family peptidase, with protein sequence KSIKNFVEHIYSGTVIMNAKIALDAMYSSPDKNKVFRDPALVFVSDLYPEYKELEQVQKYRKGKLDQLLASFMDAKKLFMKKNFIPDANGTLRFTYGKIEGYSPKDAVWYRPFTTLKGITEKSTGEFPFDTPKHLLDLINMKQPQTFVNPQLKTVPVDMLYSTDTTGGNSGSPIFNAKGELIGINFDRAFEATINDFAWSKEYSRSIGVDIRYVLWILKEFSGAESILKELNIQI
- a CDS encoding ROK family protein; this encodes MDSINVTLGIDIGGTNTVFGLVDRAGKCYVKDSIPTNAHEPAEKLLNRLFLRFDKIYNSMSDNYILRGIGIGAPNGNYYRGTVENPPNLSWGQVNFVELVKHYKNVPILLTNDANAAALGEMEFGVARGMKNFVLITLGTGLGSGIVVNGEVVYGYDGFAGEIGHIIVKENGRQCGCGRKGCLETYASATGLKRTVFEFISSLNVESSLRNISYKELSAEMVYDAAVANDSIALAAFEFTAEILGKALANTVAHLSPEAIILFGGLETAGDLFLKPLKYHLEDNLLNLYKNKVKILRSGLPKGDAAILGGSALIWNELDY